GGTTTCCTGTTCAGCGGTGCAAATTGTGGACTCTGAAGAATCTTTTAAATCTGCAACCCGGAAAGTGAGAGCGATAAGCAGTCTCCCCTACTTCCTGGTGCAGGATTACATAGAAGGAGATAGCGCCAGTGTAAGTTTACTCAGTAACGGTAAAAGAGCAATACCCCTCAGCCTAAATCAACAGAATATCAGCACTGAAAATGGAACCATTAATTATAATGGTGGAAAAGTCCCCATGACTCATCCCCTGGAAAAGGAAGCTAAAAAGGTAGCTAAAAAAGCAGTTGAATCCATCAGTGGACTGAAGGGTTATGTGGGGGTGGACATGATCCTGGATGATGATGAGGTTTATCTGGTGGAGATTAACTCAAGGATAACTACACCCTACGTGGCCCTTAGAAATATGCTCAACTTTAATTTAGGGGAAGCCATAGTTCAATCTACACAGGGTAAACTTCCCGGGGAATTCACCCTGGAAAGAGAGATAGAAATTCAAAAAAAGGGGAACAGACTCAATTTAAATGTGATTAGTTGAAGGACATGATTCCATAAGTTATAAATTTAGTTTGTTTGGAACTAAGATGGTTATAATAATAACATGAATAATAAATTCACTCTTTTAAATCTTTTATTGGATTGTAAAAATTTCTCATTCAAGGTGATTAATTGAAAATTGCAGGTTTTGATATTGGAGGAGCAAATACCGACTTGGCTGTGGTTGAATTTGATGAAAAGGGAAAAATCATCAACATAAGAACTGATTTTTCCTACCTGCCCATGTGGAATAAAAAAGATGAGCTATCCCGAACCCTCTTAGAACTTTTAGATAAAGATATCGATGAGATCGATGCAGTAGGTATTTCCATGACTGCCGAACTAGCTGATAGTTACCAGAGTAAGAGTGAAGGCGTGTTGGATATTTCGGGGATGGTTATGGAAACATTCAACCTTCCAGTTGCCTTTGTTGGTCTTAATGGTATGATGGATTATGAATCAGTTCAAAAAAATCCCCAGGAACTGGCTGCCGCTAACTGGATTGCCACCGCACCACTAGCAGCCTTCATGGCCCCTGATTGTATATTCATCGATACTGGAAGTACCACCACCGATATAATTCCCATTAAAAATGGTACTGAATGTGCCAAGGGAAGAACTGATCTGGAGAGGCTGGCAACTGGGGAACTGGTATACACCGGGACTCTCCGTACTAACGTGGCCACTCTGGTGGATAAAGTACCATTAAAAGATGAACTGGTGCGCATTGCCTCGGAAATTTTCGCAGTAACTGCCGATGTGCATCTGGTCTTGGGAAACATCACCATGGAAGACTACACCTCAGAAACCCCTGATGGGGAGGATAAATCCCGGGAAAATTCACTTTTAAGACTAGCACGGGTGGTATGTGGAGATCTGGATCTGTTGAGTCCGGATGATGTGGAGGAAATTGCCAGGTTCATCTACCAGAAACAGGTGGAACAGGTGGCTGAAGCCCTTGAAGAAGTCAGTGGCCGAGAAAATATTGAACTGGTAATTGTCACTGGTTTGGGAATGAACATCATTGGATGTGAAGCTGCAAAACTCCTGGGTCTGGAGGTTAGAACCATGGAAGAAATCCTCAGCAAGGAGGATTGTGTAGTGGCACCAGCAGTGGGAACTGCTATTCTAATGGAAAAGTTTCTAGAAAGAGGAAAATAAATCATATACTACTAAAATATAAACCTAAATCAATTATAGGGTTTTCATCGGAAGATATTGGGTAAATTAGCATTAAATAAGGAATATGGATTTGCATCACATGACAACATATAAATCTGATTAAATAGGGAATCATGATTCTATGAAAAAGAGTTGGATAATCTTGGCTATAATCCTGGGGATTGTAGCAATATTCTTATTTGCTAACTCCAGTCAACACTCCATTTTAGGTTCTGATCAGCAGGGATACGTTACCAGAGAAGTTTATTCCCATTATGGGAATCCTGCTGCAAAGATTGCAGTGGTGACGGGTATGCATCCCCGGGAGGATCTCTCAACCAACCTGGTGCCCCATGTGGTGAAACTTTTCGCTCTCCTGAATAACGTGGAGATGGTTGATTATCATGTGACGGTAACTGACCAGGCCCAGGACTTTGATATTGGTCGTAGCAATGGACAGGACCTGGTTGAAAAATATGCCATTCCAGATATTAAAAAATCAAATTACCAGCTGGTGATCATTGCCCATGACCATGAACAGGGCTATGGTGAAGGGTACTACATTGCCACCCCCACTCATGACTCCAAATCAGTCACCCTGGGTAAGGCAGTTCACCAGTTACTCCCTCAATTCAATTATTATCCGGGTTCATCCAGTACCCGTGAGAAGAGTAGTTCCATATCCCAGATTGACAGGCCCCTGACTAATGCAGGGTACCCTGTTTTTGTCTATGAAATTCCGGAGTGGAATAACCAGCTTCAAGCAGCACAGATGACATATCAACTTTTCAGTACCAGTTTCAAAGTTCTTCAGTCTTCAAGTTAATAAAGGAATACTAAAAATAATCAAAAATTTGAAAAATCCAATTTAAAGAATAACTAAATGATTAAAAAGATCTCTAATACCTATAAGGTAAATTAAGAAAAATCATTATTCGATAAAAGATTATGGGGGGGAAAAGTTTTCTATACTATTTAGAAAGATTATTAAAAAAAGAAGGGGATATTGGGAGACTTAAACCTTGTGTAATTTTTTATATTAGTATATGACTGGATGAAAATCAATTTACAACAATATCAGTACCAAACGTTTTTCATACCCAGTAAATAAGCGATTATGTTAGCTCCCAAATGAAGAAAGATGCTTATTACAATTATAAGGATTATTAAATTAAGGGGAATGACTATTACCAAAGATGCGAATATTATTGCACCTACCACAAAATCCAACTGATCCATTAGGGGTACTGGTCGTCCGCGTTCCACATTAAACCTTCTCTTAATAAAACTCCCACAAGCATCTCCTATAATCGCACCACTACCCAGTGCAAAGCCTAATAATGTGCCCTGCAGTGTGTTAGTGGTTATAGTTCCTTGAACCAGCTGAGCTATTCCTGGATCTCCAATTATCAGAAGATCCTGTACCATGTTACCAGTTACAGCACCTTGAAGCAGGCCTATGCCCATCCCAATCAGGATACCAATAATAGTCCCCTTCCATGTTACACCATCTCCAAGTATTCTGCGGCCGTCATTCATTGATCGGCCCATATCAAGGGGTGTTCCTCCCCCAAAGGTCAGAGCACTGGCATTGGCTAGGTAAGCCGGTAACATAAAGTATATAGCATAAGCGGATAAAATCAAAACACTGAAAATACTCGGGTCCATAGTTTACCTCCGATTTAAAACAGGATAATAAGTTATGTGTTAACCATAAAATACTATAAAGCTGATTGATCCCTCAAGTATATATAATCAATTATGCTTGACTACATGAGTTTCAATACTAATAATAAGGTGAGATAATGGTCATAAAGAAAACAAAGAGCCTGTGTCCTGAATGTCTTCGAGTAGTGGATGCAGAAGTCTTCGAGGACCAGGACAAGATAATGATTAGGAAAACGTGCCCAGAGCACGGTGAATTCGAAAATACTTATTGGCAGAGTTCAGAAGCTTACCACTATGCTGCTGATTATGATTATTGTGGTGAGGGGATTGATAATCCTCGCACCACCTTGGAAGGTGAATGCCCTCTTAACTGTGGTTTGTGCCCGGAACATGAGAGTCAGACTATATTAGGCCTTATTGATGTTACTAATCGTTGTAATCTTCGTTGTCCTATTTGTTTTGCTAATGCAGCTGTATCTAAATCCATATATGAGCCTAGTTATGAGGAAATACGGGAGATGTTACAAAATCTCCGTGCAAACCAGCCAGTACCCACCCCTGCCATCCAGTATGCTGGTGGTGAGCCCACGGTACGAAAGGACCTTGTGGAACTGGTGAAGCTAGCCCGGGAAGAGGGATTCAGCCACACTCAGATAGCTACCAATGGAATTAAATTGGCTAAAGACCCAGAACTGGCTCAGAAACTTAAAGATGCCAGTTTAAACACAGTTTACCTCCAGTTCGATGGAGTTACTGAAGAACCCTACCTAAAGTCCAGGGGCCGTAACCTTCTGCCTATTAAACTGGAAGCCATTGAAAACTGCCGTAAAGCAGATCTGGGAATTGTTCTGGTTCCCACCCTGGTTAAGGGAATTAATGATGACCAGGTGGGGGCTATCATACGGTTTGCCATTGAAAACCTGGACATTATCCGGGGGGTGAATTTCCAGCCAGTGTCATTTGCTGGCCGAACACCTGCCGATGAAGTGGAAGAACAGAGAATAACCATACCCACCTTCCAGAAATTAGTGGATGAGCAGACAGATGGTCAGATTGGTCGTGATGATTTTTATCCTGCCTCTTCAGTCATACCCATCACCGATTTTGTGGAGGCCATCGAAGGCGAAGACCAAGTATCATTCACCTGCCACCCTCACTGCGGTGCCGCGACCTATATTTTCATTAATGATGGCGAAATCACTCCCATAACTAAGTTTGTAGATGTGGATAGGTTTTTCAACCTCCTTTCCCGCAGTAGTGATGATATAAAGGACGGAGGAATAGTGGGCAAAGCCAAAGTCATAAGCAGAGCCACTAGGGAACTTCCCAAAACCATTGACCGGGATAAAAAACCTGATTCACTGGATATAACTGGAATACTGACCAAAGTCTTCAAGGAAAGATCATACAGTGCTCTGGGAGATTTCCATCATAAAACATTACTCATATCATGCATGCACTTCATGGATCCCTGGAACTTCGACCAGGACCGGGTTAAAAGATGCGTGATCCACTACGCAGTTCCTGATGGGCGTATAATACCATTCTGTTCCATGAATGCAATTCACCGTCCAGAGGTTGAGAAGAAATTCGCCAAACCAATGAAAAAATAACTTTTCCCCAACTCCACGATCTCTAAAATCACTCAAAATGTAAAAACTTTCAGAAAAATATAAAAATGGTATCAGAATTGATAATCAAAACTCCCTCACGGCTGCATCTAACCTTGATTGATCTAAACGGTTCACTGGGCCGAATAGATGGTGGTGTTGGTCTCACACTTGAAAAACCAGCATTGGTTTTGGAAATGGAGCGAAATAATGGTGAAATATCCGTTGAGTTTCAAAATCGTGAAAGCATACCGGTTAAGGTAATATCTGATTATGAGGATAAAATAAAAACCTCTGCTCGGCGGATGATGGACTACCTTGAATTAGATGGTGGATACAGTTTCACTATTTGCGAAACCTATCCCTCCCATTCTGGTCTGGGTTCTGGGACGCAACTGTCACTGGCCACTGCTAAACTCATTTCTGAAGCGGATAACCAGCAGATAACTGTGCCTGAGATTGCTAATATCGTGGGTCGGGGAGGTACATCTGGTATAGGGGTGGCATCCTTTGATAAAGGAGGTTTCATTGTTGACGGCGGCCACCCTCAAGATGAAAAACCTGATTTTCTACCTTCCTCAGCTTCACCAGCATCACCCCCACCTATTATTGCACGGTACGATTTTCCGCATGATTGGAAGGTGGTACTGGTTATCCCCCAAGTTGAAAAGAATGTTTCTGGAGAGAAAGAGGTTAACATATTCCAGGAGTACTGCCCCATACCCGTGGAAGAAGTTCAACAACTTTCACATCTACTCTTAATGAAAATGATGCCAGCGGTATTGGAAAAAGACCTGGATGGATTTGGAGAAGCAGTAAACTCCATACAAAATATTGGTTTTAAAAAAGTAGAGAATCAATTGCAAAAACCGATTATAGGTGATATAATGCAGTTGCTCCGGGATGCCGGTGCGCCGGGTGTGGGAATGAGTTCATTCGGACCAACCATTTATGCAGTAAATGACAACACTCAGGATATAGTAAGTGCAGCTCGTGATGCCCTAAGAGATATTGGTGGTAGTATAATTGAAACCAGGGCTCAGAATAGTGGTGCTGTGCTGGAACACATTCACTAAAATCAAGGAAACTGGTGTTTTAATCAACGGATTCCTGATGTGAAAATCAGAAATTCTGGGATATTATAAAAATTCTGGTATACAATCACAATTAATTGGATATTTTCTAAAAAAAATCTTTTGCACTGATTACCATGAAAGATGAAATAAAAGGTAAAGTTTGGAAGTTCAGGGATAGTATAGACACTGATGTAATCATACCTGGACGATACTTAAGAACTTTCAGTTTAGACGAGTTATCAAGCCATGTTATGGAAGGGGAAGATCCTAAGTTTGCGGAAAATGTGGAACAGGGGGATATTATCGTGGCTGGGTGGAACTTTGGCTGCGGATCTTCCAGGGAACAGGCCCCAGTAGCCTTGAAACATGCTGGGGTGGATGCGATTATTGCCAAATCTTTTGCACGTATATTTTACCGTAATGCCATAAATGTTGGTTTACCTGTCATAGTAGCGGATATTGAAGCAGATAAGGGTGACCAGCTAAGAATAGATCTGGCAGAGGGAATGATCCAAAACCTCAGCACAGGTAATAAATTCAACATACAACCATTCCACGATTTCATGCTGGGAATACTGGAAGATGGAGGTTTGGTTAAACATTATTTACATGAAAAAAAGGAAAACCAGTCTTAATGAAGTTCATATTCCCAAAAAAATGAGTGTGATGGTTATATTTCCTAATTTTTTATACCCCCCAATTCCAATTCACTAAAAATTAGACTATTCATATTCATTCCCGGCAATTATTTTAATAGTTACTTGTTAAAATTCATATCCCGACCAATCATATTTATAAATATTCCAAAGTACATAAAAATTCTTATCAATATTACAATATTTTTTACTTATTCTTATCGAAGCGAGGTTAAGAAAATGAAATGTCCAGTATGTGATTCTGAATCTTATGAAATACTCAAATCAAAGGGTAAAAATATCAAAGAAGTCCTTTTAAAATGTAATGAATGTGGAAACACATTTAGGGAGACAATAAAGATCCCTAAAATGGTTGAAATTAGGGTGATCATCAGCAAATTTGAGGAATCACTGAAAAAAACCATTAAATTATATCCTGATGAAATCCTGGAAATTGGGGAAGTACTGATGGTGGATGATGAGGAAGTGGAAATAACTTCACTGGAAAATACCAGGGGTGGTCGCGTTTCAAAAAGCATGGTATCGGAACTGGTAACCATCTGGGCCACATCCCTTACCGGACCTACCAGGGTAGGAATATCCATAGATTACGGTGGAAGAATACTTTCCCAGAAAGTGGATGTTGAAAGGGATTTCCAGTTTAATGTGGGAGATACTGTTAAACTGGGGAAGGCAGTATTCACCATAAAATCCATGAAGACTATCACCTCCAAGATCAGAAAGGGAGGAGCTCCTGCAGATCAAATTAAAAGAATATACGGGCGGCCTGCTGATCGCAGGGATAGATTTCAGTATGATTTAACTTCCAAAATAGTTGAAACAGTAGAACCCGAAGATGAAAGTTGAAACCTAATGAAATATTGTTAATCCCAAAATTCCTTTATATTCGTTAAATCACCTGAATCTTGACATCAACCATTAGTCAAGTTAATACCGCTATAAAATTATTCATTTATTAAAATAAATCCATCAAGTCCAGTTTACCTTTATAGGTGCCAAAACTGGATTCTTTGGAGAAGCATCACGTGGTTGGATGAAAGAAAAAAGGAAAGATCTGGTGGAAAAACTCTTTAACCAGGGATATATAAACACTGAAAAGGTTAAAGAAGCCATGCTTAAGGTTCCCCGTGAGGAATTTATGCCTCCAGAGAACAGTTCCTATGC
This DNA window, taken from Methanobacterium subterraneum, encodes the following:
- a CDS encoding ATP-grasp domain-containing protein, with translation MNLLIFEYASALGIKDPALTAEGKAMLRGLTCDLECLPASYLISKNIDSIEGSQCKPVVIEGSIDDWILDNISQYDYCLPIAPEEDFILCGLTRAIEKSGVQVVGSDSDAVRICSDKYLTYRILKDKVPVIPTHRVAWEDIGLYAPGISGEKVVKPSDGVSCSAVQIVDSEESFKSATRKVRAISSLPYFLVQDYIEGDSASVSLLSNGKRAIPLSLNQQNISTENGTINYNGGKVPMTHPLEKEAKKVAKKAVESISGLKGYVGVDMILDDDEVYLVEINSRITTPYVALRNMLNFNLGEAIVQSTQGKLPGEFTLEREIEIQKKGNRLNLNVIS
- a CDS encoding hydantoinase/oxoprolinase family protein — protein: MKIAGFDIGGANTDLAVVEFDEKGKIINIRTDFSYLPMWNKKDELSRTLLELLDKDIDEIDAVGISMTAELADSYQSKSEGVLDISGMVMETFNLPVAFVGLNGMMDYESVQKNPQELAAANWIATAPLAAFMAPDCIFIDTGSTTTDIIPIKNGTECAKGRTDLERLATGELVYTGTLRTNVATLVDKVPLKDELVRIASEIFAVTADVHLVLGNITMEDYTSETPDGEDKSRENSLLRLARVVCGDLDLLSPDDVEEIARFIYQKQVEQVAEALEEVSGRENIELVIVTGLGMNIIGCEAAKLLGLEVRTMEEILSKEDCVVAPAVGTAILMEKFLERGK
- a CDS encoding CDP-2,3-bis-(O-geranylgeranyl)-sn-glycerol synthase, with protein sequence MDPSIFSVLILSAYAIYFMLPAYLANASALTFGGGTPLDMGRSMNDGRRILGDGVTWKGTIIGILIGMGIGLLQGAVTGNMVQDLLIIGDPGIAQLVQGTITTNTLQGTLLGFALGSGAIIGDACGSFIKRRFNVERGRPVPLMDQLDFVVGAIIFASLVIVIPLNLIILIIVISIFLHLGANIIAYLLGMKNVWY
- the tes gene encoding tetraether lipid synthase Tes produces the protein MVIKKTKSLCPECLRVVDAEVFEDQDKIMIRKTCPEHGEFENTYWQSSEAYHYAADYDYCGEGIDNPRTTLEGECPLNCGLCPEHESQTILGLIDVTNRCNLRCPICFANAAVSKSIYEPSYEEIREMLQNLRANQPVPTPAIQYAGGEPTVRKDLVELVKLAREEGFSHTQIATNGIKLAKDPELAQKLKDASLNTVYLQFDGVTEEPYLKSRGRNLLPIKLEAIENCRKADLGIVLVPTLVKGINDDQVGAIIRFAIENLDIIRGVNFQPVSFAGRTPADEVEEQRITIPTFQKLVDEQTDGQIGRDDFYPASSVIPITDFVEAIEGEDQVSFTCHPHCGAATYIFINDGEITPITKFVDVDRFFNLLSRSSDDIKDGGIVGKAKVISRATRELPKTIDRDKKPDSLDITGILTKVFKERSYSALGDFHHKTLLISCMHFMDPWNFDQDRVKRCVIHYAVPDGRIIPFCSMNAIHRPEVEKKFAKPMKK
- a CDS encoding beta-ribofuranosylaminobenzene 5'-phosphate synthase; translation: MIIKTPSRLHLTLIDLNGSLGRIDGGVGLTLEKPALVLEMERNNGEISVEFQNRESIPVKVISDYEDKIKTSARRMMDYLELDGGYSFTICETYPSHSGLGSGTQLSLATAKLISEADNQQITVPEIANIVGRGGTSGIGVASFDKGGFIVDGGHPQDEKPDFLPSSASPASPPPIIARYDFPHDWKVVLVIPQVEKNVSGEKEVNIFQEYCPIPVEEVQQLSHLLLMKMMPAVLEKDLDGFGEAVNSIQNIGFKKVENQLQKPIIGDIMQLLRDAGAPGVGMSSFGPTIYAVNDNTQDIVSAARDALRDIGGSIIETRAQNSGAVLEHIH
- the hacB gene encoding homoaconitase small subunit, translating into MKDEIKGKVWKFRDSIDTDVIIPGRYLRTFSLDELSSHVMEGEDPKFAENVEQGDIIVAGWNFGCGSSREQAPVALKHAGVDAIIAKSFARIFYRNAINVGLPVIVADIEADKGDQLRIDLAEGMIQNLSTGNKFNIQPFHDFMLGILEDGGLVKHYLHEKKENQS
- a CDS encoding HVO_0476 family zinc finger protein, with translation MLKFISRPIIFINIPKYIKILINITIFFTYSYRSEVKKMKCPVCDSESYEILKSKGKNIKEVLLKCNECGNTFRETIKIPKMVEIRVIISKFEESLKKTIKLYPDEILEIGEVLMVDDEEVEITSLENTRGGRVSKSMVSELVTIWATSLTGPTRVGISIDYGGRILSQKVDVERDFQFNVGDTVKLGKAVFTIKSMKTITSKIRKGGAPADQIKRIYGRPADRRDRFQYDLTSKIVETVEPEDES